From Camelina sativa cultivar DH55 chromosome 5, Cs, whole genome shotgun sequence:
CGAAGATCATGAAACTCAACGATATCATAAAGAGGCTAATCAAAATGAATATTCTACAATAGAACCTGAGCGATCAGGTTTATATCGATCTCACGAACATATAACAACCAAACTTGCAATGAATCAAAGAAGACTTACAATTAGAAACGAAactaaaaggaagaagatcaaagagagAAGCTTACTTGAGATGAAGAGGAAgtctgagagaaagagagagagagagaaatagtgAGCGgcgctgaagaagaagaacaaaacaaacaagtcgAAAaaatgggtttagggtttttacttcgtaaccctaatttttcaatttttttaaacgggCCTTACTTCGTTACATAGGAGGCCAATTTTAGCTAAAGTGGGCTGGTTGAATTGGCCCAagtgatttaaaaaatataattggacAATTTGATACAGCCGACCGAGTTATAAAATACATGTTGATGTTGCTATCGATTGACCGGTCAATTGGTTCATCGGTCGTTTGGTTTAGATCGGTTAAATGTATGGTATGTGAAGTTTGATGAATCGATAGGGGCCATAGGGGGACGTATTAATTACTATAGTAGTCTATTTGGTGTTTGATCTTCTTCTACTAATTTAAAGAATTGTCCTTAGATAATGCGGTTTAGACCTTTGACAAAGCCAAATTAAAAATTGGGGTTAGACAGACCTCAGTTAACTCTTGACGTCTCCGTAACATTAATATTTATCATCATCCTCTTATATGCAATATAATACTCATCTCTATGATATTAACTGTTACAAATAAGTATAGTCAGAAAAATTCAAACATAGATAGAGGACATACACACACTGACACCTCATACATTACATTACACCGTATATACAATGTATCAGTATATGATGTGTATGAATTATGAATACAACCTacactttataaaaaaagaaagaaaaaaaccataaaaatgaATATCACCTACCGAATGTGaacctttttaaaatatagtataaaagACACGTTCTAAGGAATAAGATGGTACATTTTGAAAATCGAAATACATATAGACTTGGTCAACTAAGCTAATCAACTCTCATTATATAATGCACTACATGATGgatcaagaaaatcaagaatcaCCGGAGCTATAATGGCGGGAGGAGGAACGACCTTAGAGTTCACGCCAACATGGGTGGTTGCTCTCGTCTGCTCCGTCATCGTCTCCATCTCTTTCGCCGTCGAGCGTCTCCTCCATCGTGCCGGAaaggtatatattatatatatatacacacaaatctctatatatgtgtttgtttctatatataaatatttgttgtcGACTAAATGATTACATGTGTAATATAGCAATTTCGGAAGAAGGATCAGAAACAGCTTTTTGGGGCATTACAGAAGATCAAAGAAGGTGACATATCATGTTTTAGCCCAACATTTACATAAtttcctagatttttttttttttttgtcgatctACATAATTTCCTAGATTATATTAGCtcatttgttttgaaaagtGCAACATCAACCCCCGTTTATTTAACCCATTATTAAATGAAATCATTGGCAATATAGTTTTTGATCATCCTTCTAACAAGATTCTTACAAAAAATCTTGAATCGGCAACAGAGCTTATGTTACTAGGGTTCATATCGTTGCTACTATCAGTAAGCCAGTCTAAAATAGCAAAAATTTGCATATCAAAGGACCTAAGTGAAAAGTTCCTCCCTTGTGAAAAACCAAAGGATGATAAGTCCCTCAAAGACTCCTCCCATTTCCAGTTCAGCTTCACCGGCCGTCATCTCCTAGCCGGAGATTCCGCTGCCGGCGACTACTGCTCCCAAAAGGTAATTTAccccttttttagtttttgttttggggtcAAACCCAagatttatctctttttttgttccttttgtaaTTTCTTTAGTCTTACACGTTATCAGCATATGTTACATTCTCAATGATTGGATTAGAAGACGTGCATAGATTTGACATAGATCGTctataatatgatatatatttttgttttgaaattcagGGGAAGGTGCCGTTAATGTCGTTATCAGCTCTGCACGAGCTTCATATATTCATCTTCGTATTAGCTGTTTCCCACATTATTTTCTGCCTCTTGACCATTGTTTTTGGTACCATGAAGGTAAATATTTACTTACTTAATTACGTACcttacttcaaaaatattaatatatctgTCTATCTTTATTCACTAATGAATATCACACTGAACGTACAAATCCTAAACTCTAAAACCAAAGCTCACACTACAAGATgcaattgcttacttatattgtttatatatatagcctaATAAAGATATTGTTAATACTGTCTAATGATTATAACATAATGTTATTGGCATAGATAATGCAATGGAAAAAATGGGAGGATCAAGTATCAGAGAAGGACCACAACACAGACCACGGTATAAAAGAAACTTGGAAAAATAAAGACATATTTTACTTTACtagaatggtttttttttttttttttcagggtcttaagagttttttattttgagcaTAACTATAATNATTAACCCtttttatacacatatatacatatatatatatctacacagTGATCCAGAAGAAATTCACACACGTTCAAGAACACGAATTCATCAGGACACGATTTCTTGGGGTTGGAAAAGCTGATGCTTGCTTTGGATGGGTggtgagtcttttttttttttttgctttttttttctacaaaggtATCTTAATCCTCAAGGCATGATTTGcaaaagttttgagtttttgagtGTGTTATTGCCCCATGCAGCAATCATTTATGAAACAGTTTCTTGCGTCAGTCAATAAATCGGATTACATCACGATGAGGCTAGGATTTGTCACGGTATGTATCTCGTATTTTGATTCGTCCTTAGAACTGAGTTTCTAtctacaaaaaaatcaaaacaacttcttcttttctcttctttcctaTTAGACTCATTGCAAGACCAACCCAAAATTCAATTTCCATAAGTATTTAATGCGTGCCCTTAATTCCGATTTCAAGAAAGTTGTCGGTATCAGGTAAAAGATTTCTAAGATTTTCTAAGAAAAACATACTTAACTGGAAATGCTATTCTTGATTCTGTTCTAATGTATATATCAATCTCGCAGTTGGTACCTTTGGGTATTTGTGGTTTTCTTCTTGCTTCTAAACATTGCTGGTGAGAGATGACTTCTTTTAATTAACTTTGATCCACAAAGTTTTCTTTCGGTTAATCATCATCAATTCGATTCTATATTTCTTGCAGCATGGCATGTTTACTTCTGGATAGCTTTTATTCCATTGATTGTAAGTCCCTGAAACCGCTCCACCATGTCtaatatatattcttcaaaCCCATCTTGACCCTAAACTTGTTATCCCCTCAGCTTTTGCTTGCCGTGGGGACGAAGTTGGAGCATATCATCACAGATTTGGCTCATGACGTTGCAGAGAAACACGTTGCTGTTGAAGGAGATTTGGTTGTCCGACCATCAGATGATTTGTTCTGGTTTCAAAGTCCCCGGCTAATTCTCTTCTTGATCCATTTCATTCTTTTCCAGAACTCCTTTGAATTAGCCTACTTCTTCTTTATCCTCGTAAGTTTACTTGTACCATAAGTCTATCTAAACCATTCTAGAAGATATCAATTAAACGCTGGCAACTGTTACAACAGTTTCAATATGGTTGGGATTCTTGCATCATGGGACATGTCAAGTTCATAATTCCAAGACTCATCATCGGGTAATAGTAGCCATTATATCGCCAACGCTTCTTAAATCTATCTCCTTAAAAGTTTCTTGATCTTGATATGTAGAATCTTTTGACTCTGTTTTTCAGGGCATTGGTTCAGCTTCTCTGCAGTTATAGTACCTTACCGCTCTACGCACTTGTCACTCAGGTATAGATTTTATATCTCCTTGTGTTCTGATATCAACTAGACAAAGACACAAACTCAAAACCacaccttcttcttttggtgAAAAGATGGGAAGTTCATACAAAGGTGCAATATTCAACGAGCAGACACAGCAACAACTTGTTGGATGGGCAAAAACGGCTAGAAAGGAAGTGAAGAAAAGTTCAACTCAGGCAGGTAGCAGTCATGGTGGCAGTCCAAACCCTCTTGCCGCTACTCCTTCACCTCGGTCTATTCAGTTGCAGTCGTTGCTAGGAAAAGGCTCGTCTCAACAAAACCAGCACGTTGGGAAAACATCAGAGATTGTTGAGAAAGATTAACAAAAGCTTCCATCAGACAAAAACTTCGTGAGACTTTGTTTAGTATCGAAAACTGATTTAACAGTGTTGTAAGAAATATGTACAGCAAAGATGCTGAATCTCTTTTGTCAATTGATCAAACAAACGAACGATGTGCTTTCTAAACAAGCCTTTGGTTTTGGAAAATCTTTAAGATTCCGTCAGTATCATAAAATGATCTTCTACATGTAACAACGGGTACTACTAGTCTCGACCTATAGACGACATTAGTATAAACATCGGACCTAACTCTTCTTTACAGCCTCCAATTTGATGATCAAACATCTAGAAGAAATGCTATATAACATTTCTTTAAACTATAAATGCAGCgaacaaagaaagaagtaaaagaggATTCTCTGTTAGATGTCACTCCAAACAGGAACCACGAAATCcaacatttttggttttaacATTGCGTTTATAAAAACAGGGTAAAGGGAAACTGGTGATAACGATAAAATCTGCATCTAACAGACAACATAACGAGGGGCGAAAGAGAACCGATTATACATCATGGTGATAgtacagagagagaagagagacagaGCTTGCAAATTTGTTTCCATCATTCCTCTGCAGCACTAGCTGCGTTAAGATCCACACTTAGATCCAATTCCTgcaacacaaaaagaaaatgatcacATCCCAATCGCAAAAGATGCAGCGGTTcatcaataaaacaaatataattgtgATTCTGGAACAGTACCTTTCCAGTGATCAGTTTATACATGTTCAACACATCAACAACAGTTGTGTCAAAGTGTGTTGTAGCATCATAACTCTGTTTAGcacatgaaaaaaatatgttattacaAACCAGCCAACTTTAGGAagctcacaaaaaaaaaggataactACACTAACCGTTGAAATGAAGCAGTTGTCCAAAGTGGGTTCGTTAACAGGCTCATATCTATCATAGATGTCGAAGAACAGCTCATCAACAGGACCAAGAAGGTCGATTCCAGGCTTGAGCTCGGTTTGAGGGTTATCAGTTTCAGCGTCTGTCGACACAAATGCTATGAATTTTCCCTTGGGAGCAACGTTGTGTGAATACGAACAACAGAAGACATACCTGTCAGTTACAATATAAATGTAATTATGAGCCGAGAAACAACATACCAATAGACTCAATGTTTACACAATGCAAGGTTTTATAGTGTTTGAAAATGTCCTGTAATCAAGAAAATATAGTGTTGAGAAGAGTCTCTTGCCAACATTCGTCTAAAGAGAAATCCATCTAAATTTTACCTCTCAGCTACAGTTTTGAATGAAGAAAGGTATCTCAGCAAGCTCAAGAGCATAATTCAGACAAAGCTTAGCTATCACAGAGAACAAATCTATGCAAATCGAAGTTTCTGTTCCTTCAAGTCATTCAAACTCATTTACTTCTATAAGTGGAACCAAAGCATTAATAAGAGAACTCACATGTCTGATTTGCGGCCCAATTGTTTTTGGGGTAGGATGACTTGCACTGAGTGAGAATCATTGGTGTTTGGAATAGGATGGCTCATAATAGCAATTGCCCGAGCAACCTTTCCAATCTTCCTGACCTTTTTTAATTGGATTATGAAACATATCAATATTATGTTAACATACATAATTAGGAAACAGTGGGAGATTTTAATATGCCTAACAGGCTCACATATTAACAGACCAGAAATCACAGATGGGAACTGTATgcatccaacaaaaaaaataaagagagctTCTTGCTCCAATGGAGAACATCAGACAAACCTAAATAACAGTGTAACTTGTGGTCGCAGTCATTACCTTGTTGGGCAGGTAAGATGGATCGCAGACAACTTTCTTGCATTTGGCAGTCTCTCCCTCAGATGTAACACCAGTAACCTTACCCTCCTCATCGAACTCTACCTGTTATAGAAGCAACATCAGTTGCTGAACGATTGAAGCAAACAGCTGCAAAGATAAGGAAGCCAAAGACATACCTTACACTCAGGTTTGTTCAACATATATGTCCCACCATAGACAGCACTAAGCCGTGCAAATGcctaaaccaagaaaaagaagaaataaaatcaaatagatTCAAGAAAACACATCCAAATCATCAGAATAGGTGCACCAACCACATAAAGCATGTATATAACGATAAAGACAAACCTGAGGCAATTCTCCCAACCCATAGAGAGGATAAATATATGGTGAACCTCCTTGGAAACGTGCAAGGGACTCCGCATAAAGCTGATAAAACATTTCAAGCAAACAGTGTCAAAAAATGCTTAACTCAGAGATAAATGCAAGAATGTTAAAACAAGGGGGGGAGAGCCATAGTTTACAGTCCCACAAGAGCAATTCACCTTCATTCTCATAACAGTATCATAGGCAGGCTGGTGGAGATGATTGTCATTACAGTGAAGTGCCACCGCATGACCAATAAAGTCAATAGTATCTTCACCAAGACCGAATGTCCTGCCAAAATGTAATCTTAATAGTTAGCAGCAGATAGTCTAAATCAAATATTGACAACACCATaatgatgaaacaaaagaacatcaGCTTACGCAATCAACTCCTTCGTTGTAACTCTTCTCAAATCCATTCCATTATGTGTTTTTGGGTCCTTCTCGTCGTAATCCTGAACATAGCTGAAAAACTTTCCAGCTCGGCGTTTCTCAAAAATACCCATAAGAGGAGATTTGAGGGCCTCCATTGGAGTTGCTGGCACCTTTTGGACCTGCAGGATATAAACAGTAAAGTAtctagagaaagaaaaattactTAAGCTGCAAAAATCTGCAGCTAGAATCTTCAGTGAAAAGCTTTTAACCAACAGAAAGAATGGGAGAAAGAAAGATGCACACTTGAAATCTATgggaaaaaagaaggaagagaaatgagtcACAAGATCAAATGAGAATGAGTCGTCACTGTACCTTGCCTTTGACAAAAACATAGCTTCCATCAACAGCTTTAAAAGACAAGTACTTAGTCAC
This genomic window contains:
- the LOC104784929 gene encoding guanosine nucleotide diphosphate dissociation inhibitor 1, producing MDEEYEVIVLGTGLKECILSGLLSVDGIKVLHMDRNDYYGGESTSLNLNQLWKKFRGEEKAPAHLGSSRDYNVDMMPKFMMANGKLVRVLIHTDVTKYLSFKAVDGSYVFVKGKVQKVPATPMEALKSPLMGIFEKRRAGKFFSYVQDYDEKDPKTHNGMDLRRVTTKELIATFGLGEDTIDFIGHAVALHCNDNHLHQPAYDTVMRMKLYAESLARFQGGSPYIYPLYGLGELPQAFARLSAVYGGTYMLNKPECKVEFDEEGKVTGVTSEGETAKCKKVVCDPSYLPNKVRKIGKVARAIAIMSHPIPNTNDSHSVQVILPQKQLGRKSDMYVFCCSYSHNVAPKGKFIAFVSTDAETDNPQTELKPGIDLLGPVDELFFDIYDRYEPVNEPTLDNCFISTSYDATTHFDTTVVDVLNMYKLITGKELDLSVDLNAASAAEE
- the LOC104784928 gene encoding MLO-like protein 15, yielding MAGGGTTLEFTPTWVVALVCSVIVSISFAVERLLHRAGKQFRKKDQKQLFGALQKIKEELMLLGFISLLLSVSQSKIAKICISKDLSEKFLPCEKPKDDKSLKDSSHFQFSFTGRHLLAGDSAAGDYCSQKGKVPLMSLSALHELHIFIFVLAVSHIIFCLLTIVFGTMKIMQWKKWEDQVSEKDHNTDHVIQKKFTHVQEHEFIRTRFLGVGKADACFGWVQSFMKQFLASVNKSDYITMRLGFVTTHCKTNPKFNFHKYLMRALNSDFKKVVGISWYLWVFVVFFLLLNIAAWHVYFWIAFIPLILLLAVGTKLEHIITDLAHDVAEKHVAVEGDLVVRPSDDLFWFQSPRLILFLIHFILFQNSFELAYFFFILFQYGWDSCIMGHVKFIIPRLIIGALVQLLCSYSTLPLYALVTQMGSSYKGAIFNEQTQQQLVGWAKTARKEVKKSSTQAGSSHGGSPNPLAATPSPRSIQLQSLLGKGSSQQNQHVGKTSEIVEKD